The genome window gtcaatgtgcaggggtacgaggtaataacatggctatatacacttgaagctctcgacccgctctactacagccttgtcgatgtggatgggggcggaCTTGGccttccatttcctgtagtccacggtcAGCggttgtcttgctgacgttgctgacgttgaggaagaggttgttgtcctggcaccacactgccatgtctctgacctcctccctataggctgtctcctcgttgtcggtgatcaggcctaccaccgttgtgtcgtccgCAAACGTAATaattgtgttggagtcgtgcgcggccacgcagtcaagggtgaacagggagtacaggaggggactaagcacacacccctgtgttgGGGGTCAGCGTGGCCGATGTGTTggtgcctaccctcaccacctgagggcggcccgtcaggaagtccaggatccagttgcagatggaggtgttcagtcacagggtcctgagcttagtaatgagcttggagggcactatggtgttgaatgctgagctgtagtcaatgaacaacattctctcGTAGGGgtttctcttgtccaggtggaaaagggcagtgtggacagCAATAGATTGCATCctatgtggatctgttggggcggtatgcaaattggagtgcgtccggggtgtctgggatgatggtgtggatgtgagccatgaccagcctttcaaagcattttatggctacagatgtgagtgctacgggatgATAATCATTTAGACGCgataccttggcgttcttgggcacaggtactatggtggtctgcttgaaacgtatgtattacagactgggtcagggagaggtcagtgaagacacttgccagatgttagcgcggccttgtgaatgttaacctgttccaaggtcttactcacattggctatggtgagcaagatcacacagtcgttcggaacagctggtgctctcatgtatggttcagtgttgctttcctCAATGCGGATTTAGCTCGtatggtaggctcgcgtcactgggcagctcgcagctgtttCCCtctgtaatctgtgatagtttgtaagccctgccacatccgacgagcgtcagagccggcatGGTATGCTTCCGATCTTCGTCCTGTATTGACGTCTTGACTGTTTGACGGCGTAGCAGGATTTCTAATAAGCGTCAGGGATTAGTGTCTCTCGCCTTGAAAGCGACAGCTTTAGCCTTTATCAAGGCTGCTGGTAATCAGTTGTTGGGCTTTCAATTCCAAACATGATTTTGGAGTGAACCGTTCCATAGTACAGTACTCAGAACATGGAATGAAGACAGGAACCTGAACGATGTTTAGAAGCTCAATATTCTGCTTTATTGTAAATTGTGATCATACCAGACATGATTTTAAATGACAGTAACAGTCCAATAACTGGTACTACAGTACCCAACACCCCTCTGTTCAGACTGTGGGTTTTCATTCTATTGCATTTCGGCTTTATATTTCTGTAATATCCACGGAGCAACTTAGAAGGAtacttctggattttggccatgagttcatctgactctgtggaagtagataaagggcctcattgtcaACATCTGACTCTGTggcagtagataaagggcctcattgtcaACATCTGACTCtgtggaagtagataaagggcctcattgtcaACATCTGACTCtgtggaagtagataaagggcctcattaccAACATCTGACTCtgtggaagtagataaagggcctcattgtcaACATCTGACTCtgtggaagtagataaagggcctcattgtcaACATCTGACTCtgtggaagtagataaagggcctcattaccAACATCTGACTCtgtggaagtagataaagggcctcattgtcaACATCTGACTCtgtggaagtagataaagggcctcattgccaacatCCAGAAGAATCCCTTTAAGGAACCAATCAACCGACTTCTCTAATCACACTTCCTATTATAGGCACAATTCTCAGTTGATTAGACATTAGGAACACAAAAATAATACACAATATATTAAACTTTGGGTATTGGATAAAAAAAGACATTAGAAAACGTGATTGAAAGACACACAAGCAGTTACAGCCTCAATGAGGCTTTGATGGACGATGTTGAATTGAACAGGAAGTTTGTTTCATACCCAGAATTCATAAATGCTCCTCAGTGTATTCTAATAGAACTGAGAAATGCCTCCTCCTTATAGCAGGTATAATGGTACTAGCTGGGGCAGTCAGGATGGCAGAAGGACAGTGTCTGGACTCATTCGTCTCTCAACAGGTTCATAATACGTGCCTTAATTCTGTCTTTGACCCCAACCACATTGAAGACACCAAACGTGTGTTTATTCACAACCACTTGTAAACAAGACTAATCTAGCTTCTTTCGGTAAGATACTTTGTCTTTGGTTTCCTGTAGTTTATCAGAGAACATGTCTTTAGTCTCCCCCATCTTTCCAGAGAAACGTTCTTTCGTCTCCCCCATCTTTCCAGAGAAACGTTCTTTCGTCTCCTCCATCTTTCCAGAGAGACGTTCTTTCGTCTCCTCCACCTTTCCAGAGAAACGTTCTTTCGTCTCCTCCATCTTTCCAGAGAAACGTTCTTTCGTCTCCTCCATCTTTCCAGAGAGACGTTCTTTCGTCTCCTCCATCTTTTCGGAAATACCAGACAATCGTTCTTTCGTATCTTCCATTTTCCCCGAGAGTAGTTCTTTAGTTTCCTCCATTTTTTCAGAGAACAGTTCCTTAGTCTCCTCCATTTTCTCTGTGAGTTTCTCCCTGGTCTCTTCCATCCGGTCCTGCAGGTAGTCTTTGACAGGCGGCGGGGTAGAGAAGTAGCCGTGTTTACGGAGGTACTGCACTGAGAAGGACGTCCCACCCAGAGTCACTGTGTATCTGGCAGGTGTTGCAATCTGAAGGAAATCAGGATAAAGAAAGCCATCAAATTCAGTAGAGACAAGTGAATTGAAGCTGATGTTGCAATCTGAGTATTTCTGCTCACCCTGAACAGGGCGTCGTATGTACAAGTCCTTTTACCTTGTACAAGTCATAGTCCGTGAGTATTCTTACCTTGTACAAGGCGTAGGCAGTGAGTTATCTTATACAAGTCATAGTCCGTGAGTTATCTTACCTTGTACATGGCGTAGGCAGTGAGTTATCTTACCTTGTACAAGGCGTAGGCAGTGAGTTATCTTATCTTGTACAAGTCATAGTCCGTGAGTTATCTTACCTTGTACATGGCGTAGGCAGTGAGTTATCTTACCTTGTACAAGTCATAGTCCGTGAGTTATCTTACCTTGTACATGGCGTAGGCAGTGAGTTATCTTACCTTGTACAAGGCGTAGGCAGTGAGTTATCTTACCTTGTACAAGGCGTAGGCAGTGAGTATTCTTACCATGTACAAGGCGTAGGCAGTGAGTTATCTTACCTTGTACATGGCGTAGGCAGTGAGTTATCTTACCTTGTACATGGCGTAGGCAGTGAGTTATCTTACCTTGTACATGGCGTAGGCAGTGAGTTATCTTACCTTGTACATGGCGTAGGCAGTGAGTTATCTTACCTTGTACAAGGCGTAGGCAGTGAGTTATCTTACCTTGTACATGGCGTAGGCAGTGAGTTATCTTACCTTGTACAAGGCGTAGGCAGTGAGTTATCTTACCTTGTACAAGGCGTAGGCAGTGAGTATTCTTACCATGTACAAGGCGTAGGCAGTGAGTTATCTTACCTTGTACATGGCGTAGGCAGTGAGCTATCTTACCTTGTACATGGCGTAGGCAGTGAGTTATCTTACCTTGTACAAGTCATAGTCCGTGAGTTATCTTACCTTGTACATGGCGTAGGCAGTGAGTTATCTTACCTTGTACATGGCGTAGGCAGTGAGCTATCTTACCTTGTACATGGCGTAGGCAGTGAGTTATCTTACCTTGTACATGGCGTAGGCAGTGAGTTATCTTACCTTGTACATGGCGTAGGCAGTGAGTTATCTTACCTTGTACAAGGCGTAGGCAGTGAGTTATCTTACCTTGTACATGGCGTAGGCAGTGAGTTATCTTACCTTGTACATGGCGTAGGCAGTGAGGGCGTAGCCACCAGAAGAGTGATTCAGCAGACCAACAATCTTCTCTGGTAAACCAATAAACTCCAGAAAAGGCACCACATTCACTCCCCTGTGAAATACACAGTGAGGTTATTAACTAAGGCCAGATACTGCGCCTTCCCGTGaaacactcagtggccagtttattaggtacaccaccctgcTCACCAAAACGGTTAGCTTCTATAAAACAGTGAGTCACATGACCGTGGCAGACAGACGTTCGACTGGGGAAAAAACAAGTCAGACTAATTGACTGTCATCGCTCCACATTATGTCAGACTAATTGACTGTCCTAGCGCCACATTATGTCAGACTAATTGACTGTCATCGCCCCACATTGTCAGACTAATTGACTGTCCTAGCCCCACATTGTCAGACTAATTGACTGTCCTAGCCCCACATTGTCAGACTAATTGACTGTCATCGCCCCACATTATGTCAGACTAATTGACTGTCATCGCCCCACATTATGTCAGACTAATTGACTGTCCTAGCCCCACATTATGTCAGACTAATTGACTGTCCTAGCCCCACATTATGTCAGACTAATTGACTGTCCTAGCCCCACATTATGTCAGACTAATTGACTGTCATCGCCCCACATTATGTCAGACTAATTGACTGTCATCGCCCCACATTATGTCAGACTAATTGACTGTCCTAGCCCCACATTGTCAGACTAATTGACTGTCCTAGCCCCACATTGTCAGACTAATTGACTGTCCTAGCCCCACATTGTCAGACTAATTGACTGTCCTAGCCCCACATTATGTCAGACTAATTGACTGTCCTAGCGCCACATTATGTCAGACTAATTGACTGTCCTAGCCCCACATTATGTCAGACTAATTGACTGTCCTAGCCCCACATTATGTCAGACTAATTGACTGTCCTAGCCCCACATTATGTCAGACTAATTGACTGTCCTAGCCCCACATTGTCAGACTAATTGACTGTCATCGCCCCACATTATGTCAGACTAATTGAATGTCCTAGCCCCACATTATGTCAGACTAATTGACTGTCCTAGCCCCACATTGTCAGACTAATTGACTGTCCTAGCCCCACATTGTCAGACTAATTGACTGTCCTAGCCCCACATTATGTCAGACTAATTGACTGTCCTAGCGCCACATTATGTCAGACTAATTGACTGTCCTAGCCCCACATTATGTCAGACTAATTGACTGTCCTAGCCCCACATATAATGGAATCCCCAGGGAGATTAGACCAGACAGGTGACTCACTGCATAGCAGCGTAGTAGAAGGTCCCGAACCAGACGCTGGAGGTCAGGAGATGGACAGGTATCATCACCTTCCCGTACTGCTTAAAGGTCTTCTTGAATCTCTGGACCAGACCAATGGACTTGTCCTGCAGAGGGTCTATCTCTGGGGCCTCCGGCGGGGCCTCCGGCAGGGCCTCCACAGGCAGCTTGGAGGAGTCTGCCCCGTAGACGGGCTCTGTTCCAGCCAGGCCGGGTGGGTCCTGGTCCTCCGGTTGGAGCTTGGGCCGTTCCACTGCCCTGTTAAAGGCTGAGGTACTGACCCAACGCTGGACGGGCCCGGTGGGCAGGCGGCCTACAATACACACCGACACGGCCAGGCGAGCCTCACACACCGACAGGCCCACGACCACGGACCGCACGTAGGCCATCTGCCGCAATGCACCCTGGGACAGAACACGATGCATCTCCTCCTCCCTGAGACGTTTGACCACAGAGGCTGCAGACAGCACACATCATCAGAGTTTACAAATGACTATCAATTACAAGAGGAGTAATCATTTATGTTGATAAGTATATATTAAGTTAGGAAACGTTATAATCAGAGTGAAGAAACGTATCTGATGGTATGATAAGACATAATACCAAAACATACCTCCAACTAGAGTAGGACAACCATTAATCCAGCACCTGAAATGAAAACgtccaaataaaaatattataAACACAATCTAAGCACAGAAGTTAGCCACAACAGACTAATCCAGtggacactactgtggatgatTCTCAGCAAAACAACCAAAGTTCTGGTTTAACTACGTTTACTAGCTACACACAGCCATGTTCGGATATATAGCTAACAaggcaaataaaaaaaatagctaGCAAGCCAACTATAGTAagtagctagtcagctagctaagTGGCTATCTAGCCAAGTTACATGTGCAAAGGTTCACTACAGAACTTGCAAAACATCTAGTTATCTTTCTAGAGCTAGCTGTCTGGCTAGCTGTCACATACGCAGTGGCTTCTGTGTGGTTGACATTGGGGGGGGGTCTGGAGGACGGCAAACTTCCTTCACTTATAAAGCTTCCAGAACAACCCAGTGTAAACACGGGCCAGTTTTAGATatggttagctaacgttagttgtctGGCTAATGCCTGATTCTGACAGAAAGCCAACTCGGGTTGTTTTGcttgctagctaagttagctagccgACACTTGGCAAAGTAGTTGTTTACATTTTTCGGGAAGTTGTAAAACTACGTGACAAAGCTCACACGTAACGGAATACATACATTGAAATTCAAGAGGTGTTTGATCCAGTCAAAAGTGTTTTCTGTAGTTGTATGAGCCATAAGTACATAGAATGACCGTCCGGTCAGTAGAAGACCTTACAGCAGAGATAGAGGGGATCCGCGTGTCCTCGGGCCGCGCAATGCATCATGGGATTCCTAGTTCATTTGTCGCGAGATTTGGTGTCTGTAAACTGGGTAAAAACAACACTTCCCGAAATGCCTAAAACCTTTCGGTCAGAATTTCCATTTCTATGAAAGAGATACAAACCTCTAGTCCAGCGGATAACAACCAAATATACCCAAAGATCGTTCCACTTTCTGTTGCAAGTATCAAACTTGGTACACTAACACTCAAATGTTAcctttttattttgtaaatatagtCATCACATATTCACTGCACTTAGTCTGTAATAAAACCTTAAGTCCGTCTTTATGGAACTAACTGCACATTCTCTCTTATATTCAATGTGATGTTTCTCTGTTCCTTGTTTCTCTCGTCTCTGTGCTGCAGATCTTTTAAAACAACTTGATGGTATAGCAAAAGCCGAATAAACTTGACATTAACTTGAATGGTCTCTCTTCATTTTACCCACAAACAAAATCACTTATAGTCTAGGTATAGTCCCCTGTATCTCAGGTGGTAGCGCATGGTGCTTGTAATAccaaggttgtgggtttgattcccacgggggtgAAGTATGAACAAATAAAAAGTAcataaatgtatgcactcactaatgTAAGTGGTGTCTGCTGAATGTAAAGCatattgtttttttaaattattgccagtgtaacggatgtgaaatggctagctagttagcgggtacgtgctagtagcgtttcaatcagttacgtcacttgctctgaaacctagatgtagtgttgccccttgctctgcaaaggccgcggcttttgtggagcgatgggtaacgacgcttcgtgggtgtcagttgttgatgtgtgcagagggtccctggttcgcgcccgtgtcggggcgaggggacgacgtaaagttatactgttacaccagtaTAACTTAGCAGCTTTGACGTGCGTCGACCAAACAGCGGCTGAAGGGCAAATATGATCTAATGGTGACGTCATCTTGCCAATGTGCCAACGCTCTCCATACTACATCAGCCCAATGTATAATGTATACATCGAGCCGACGTCGGCGAGATGTATGTGTGCTGTCTGGGAAGACCTTACGGGGGTCATATTGAGGTCATTTTGACCATAGTCTAGCAGCTACGGAAAGAATTGTGGACTTTCTGATAGAGCCACCACATTTCACACACAGCTGGGGCATGTCTAAAGGAAGTATTTTTTGGCTGTAGTGCCATCACAGATTTAGTCCATTACCCCCTGGCGGCCATTTCCAATATGGCGGCCATTCAGCTGCAGGGGGTCATATTGGACTAGATTCACTTGGCCATATCTCCACACATAATTGGTACATACGGCCCAATGATGACTTTAAATGTTTGAGGgggtcatgtaaaaaaaaatgatcAAAAGGCCCCAAAATGCCATATATACATATCCTTTAAACGTTTAGTAGAAAATGGTGAAAGCGAGTGCCAAATTACTGCTTTTTGTAAATGTTTTCGTGGCTAGTTCCAATAGTTTACACGTAAACACTCTaaaaagtaatatatatatacacattggtGTTCCCTGAAGTTTACAGATTGCAATGACATATAATGACATATTTTTTTGTGTAAATTTTAATACAAATTACAGGAAACCTGCCCTGTACACGTCACtttaggtcaaatcaaatcaaatgtatttataaagcccttattacatcagctgatatctcaaagtgctgtacagaaacccagcctaaaaccccaaacagcaagcaatgcaggtgtagaagcacggtggctaggaaaaactccctagaaaggccagaacctaggaagaaaccaagagaggaaccaggctatgaggggtggccagtcctcttctggctgtgctgagtTAAAATCCCATAGGAATGTATTATgtccagcagagagagaggtaacccACTAAATACTATTTATGATGAGGCCTTCCAGCCATTAGACAAAGGAAAAGTCTAAAGGAAGATGTGTAGCTATAGTTGCAGATTTACCCTGTTATACTCAGTGGTGTAGTTTTGTAAGTCTTTGTTGTTTGCTTCCAAGTTAAGAGGTCGTTTGTTTCCTATTTTCATGTATATTTTAGTTAATCATTACGTTGAGATGTCACGTAATTTCCTTATTTTCCTTATTTGAGATGTATTGGTTTAATAGATTTATCCTTGTCACCTTTACCTTCACCTTTACCTGCAACCTGCTTATCATGTCTGCCCTGTTGCAGAACCACACACCACCTTTACCACGCCGAACCACAAGTCCTTAATAAATAACCAATCCAACTTTACCACATCCAACCACTAGTCCTTAATAAATAACCAATCCAACTTTACCACGTCCAACCACAAGTCCTTAATAAATAACCAATCCAACTTTACCACGTCCAACCACAAGTCCTTAATAAATAACCAATCCAACTTTACCACGTCCAACCACAAGTCCTTAATAAATAACCAATCCAACTTTACCACGTCCAACCACAGGTCCTTAATAACCAATCCACCTTTACCACGTCCAACCACAAGTCCTTAATAAATAACCAATCCACCTTTACCACGTCCAACCACAGGTCCTTAATAATTAACCAATCCAACTTTACCACGTCCAACCACAGGTCCTTAATAACCAATCCACCTTTACCACGTCCAACCACAAGTCCTTAATAAATAACCAATCCACCTTTACCACGTCCAACCACAGGTCCTTAATAATTAACCAATCCAACTTTACCACGTCCAACCACAGGTCCTTAATAACCAATCCACCTTTACCACGTCCAACCACAAGTCCTTAATAATTAACCAATCCAACTTTACCACGTCCAACCACAAGTCCTTAATAAATAACCAATCCAACTTTACCACGTCCAACCACAGGTCCTTAATAACCAATCCACCTTTACCACGTCCAACCACAAGTCCTTAATAAATAACCAATCCACCTTTACCACGTCCAACCACAGGTCCTTAATAATTAACCAATCCAACTTTACCACGTCCAACCACAGGTCCTTAATAACCAATCCACCTTTACCACGTCCAACCACAAGTCCTTAATAAATAACCAATCCACCTTTACCACGTCCAACCACAGGTCCTTAATAATTAACCAATCCAACTTTACCACGTCCAACCACAGGTCCTTAATAACCAATCCACCTTTACCACGTCCAACCACAAGTCCTTAATAATTAACCAATCCAACTTTACCACGTCCAACCACAGGTCCTTAATAATTAACCAATCCACCTTTACCACGTCCAACCACAAGTCCTTAATAATTAACCAATCCAACTTTACCACGTCCAACCACAGGTCCTTAATAATTAACCAATCCACCTTTACCACGTCCAACCACAAGTCCTTAATAATTAACCAATCCAACTTTACCACGTCCAACCACAAGTCCTTAATAAATAACCAATCCAACTTTACCACGTCCAACCACAAGTCCTTAATAATTAACCAATCCAACTTTACCACGTCCAACCACAAGTCCTTAATAAATAACCAATCCAACTTTACCACGTCCAACCACAAGTCCTTAATAAATAACCAATCCAACTTTACCACGTCCAACCACAAGTCCTTAATAACCAATTCAAC of Salvelinus alpinus chromosome 4, SLU_Salpinus.1, whole genome shotgun sequence contains these proteins:
- the LOC139572829 gene encoding uncharacterized protein C18orf19 homolog B-like, giving the protein MCWINGCPTLVGASVVKRLREEEMHRVLSQGALRQMAYVRSVVVGLSVCEARLAVSVCIVGRLPTGPVQRWVSTSAFNRAVERPKLQPEDQDPPGLAGTEPVYGADSSKLPVEALPEAPPEAPEIDPLQDKSIGLVQRFKKTFKQYGKVMIPVHLLTSSVWFGTFYYAAMQGVNVVPFLEFIGLPEKIVGLLNHSSGGYALTAYAMYKIATPARYTVTLGGTSFSVQYLRKHGYFSTPPPVKDYLQDRMEETREKLTEKMEETKELFSEKMEETKELLSGKMEDTKERLSGISEKMEETKERLSGKMEETKERFSGKMEETKERFSGKVEETKERLSGKMEETKERFSGKMGETKERFSGKMGETKDMFSDKLQETKDKVSYRKKLD